In Gracilimonas sp., a single window of DNA contains:
- the mreD gene encoding rod shape-determining protein MreD: MSKDTFRDLLVGLSFILAEVLIFQHLSFFGATPDPLLIYLLWLAMKYDRVKLVLMAAGLGLIQDALFDFWGLNMFSKTLLCFMVFNFLSRRNEGRLLLWQIFLMILLAAILHNVIFLGLASFIDAYTSGFAPIIFILVNSLYTALLGSMLFIFKGN, translated from the coding sequence ATGAGCAAAGATACCTTTAGAGACTTATTGGTTGGTTTAAGTTTTATACTTGCGGAAGTACTCATATTCCAGCATTTGAGTTTTTTTGGTGCTACTCCCGATCCTTTACTGATTTATTTACTTTGGCTTGCCATGAAATATGATCGTGTTAAGTTAGTTTTAATGGCAGCAGGGCTAGGCTTAATCCAAGATGCCCTTTTTGACTTTTGGGGACTGAACATGTTTTCCAAAACTCTACTTTGCTTTATGGTTTTTAACTTTTTGAGCAGACGAAATGAAGGGCGGTTGTTACTCTGGCAAATATTTTTGATGATATTACTCGCTGCTATTTTACACAATGTCATCTTCCTTGGATTGGCAAGTTTTATTGATGCTTATACTTCCGGTTTTGCTCCAATAATTTTTATACTGGTAAACAGTTTATATACTGCATTACTTGGGTCAATGCTTTTCATATTTAAAGGTAATTAG
- the mrdA gene encoding penicillin-binding protein 2, translating into MSVGQTNRTKTSIKALQFIILSLTFIVLGRVFHLQIVEYDTYAALGQENSVRQEYVEPARGLIYDRNANLIVDNEPIFSITITPSLFDKKNIPLLSSILGVSDSLLTAKIQEAQSYSWHRTSRLFTEIDFQTFSVIQENLWQLPGIGHQIESKRHYPTAMKASHLLGYLREANESEYRQSEKLRLGDKVGKSGLEMIYEDTLRGQTGIKYLRVNALGQALGDFEDNTLAQTPVQGADIVTTIDSELQIFAEELMKGKRGAVIAMNPNTGAILALVSSPSYDLDRLAGRLDQNYWETINTDSTTPLYNRAISSRQPPGSTFKPIMGLIGLHLGIITPETEVYNSGAYIRGRAYRDLADIGEYDLEKAITFSSNTYFLSLMDKIAMQGKLNEWSNLVKDFGLGVPNAIDLPNANSGIIPDSTYLNNRLGKRKWGLGDLLNFGIGQGMISVSPIQIAQMTSILANGGYKIKPHLVQGILSPNGELSRLNIEREKIDWIKNEHLEVIKSGMRGVVQEGSGRWYAKHSEIEIAGKTGTAQNPHGLDHGWFTSFAPIDNPEIVVTAFVENAGFASISAAPIASLIIEKYLLGEIKRNWIYEYVLNFEPVDPDASSDSDNIELNE; encoded by the coding sequence ATGTCGGTAGGACAAACAAACAGAACCAAAACATCCATCAAGGCTTTACAGTTTATTATCCTGAGCCTCACGTTCATTGTTCTTGGTAGGGTTTTTCATCTGCAAATTGTAGAGTACGATACTTACGCTGCCCTGGGACAGGAAAATTCTGTTCGACAAGAGTATGTAGAACCTGCCAGAGGTTTGATTTATGATCGAAATGCAAACCTCATTGTCGACAATGAGCCTATCTTTTCAATTACTATAACCCCCTCCTTGTTCGATAAAAAGAATATCCCGCTACTCTCTTCCATTTTGGGAGTAAGTGATTCCCTATTAACCGCCAAAATTCAGGAAGCCCAGTCTTATTCCTGGCATCGTACCTCCCGCTTATTTACTGAAATCGATTTTCAGACTTTTTCTGTCATCCAGGAAAATCTTTGGCAGCTTCCAGGCATCGGCCACCAAATTGAAAGTAAACGGCATTATCCCACAGCAATGAAAGCTTCTCATTTATTAGGTTATTTGCGCGAAGCTAATGAAAGTGAATATCGACAATCGGAGAAACTAAGATTGGGCGATAAAGTAGGGAAAAGCGGACTCGAAATGATCTATGAAGACACCCTGCGTGGTCAGACAGGAATTAAATATTTGAGAGTCAACGCATTAGGGCAAGCACTTGGTGATTTTGAGGATAATACTCTTGCCCAAACACCGGTTCAGGGAGCCGACATTGTCACTACCATTGATTCCGAATTGCAAATTTTTGCTGAAGAATTAATGAAAGGAAAACGAGGTGCAGTTATAGCTATGAATCCTAACACAGGTGCCATTCTGGCTCTTGTAAGCTCTCCCTCCTATGATCTGGATAGATTGGCCGGACGGTTAGACCAAAATTATTGGGAAACTATAAATACAGATTCAACCACCCCTCTTTATAATCGTGCGATATCGAGTCGGCAACCGCCCGGTTCAACTTTCAAGCCCATCATGGGACTCATTGGTTTACATCTTGGCATTATCACTCCGGAAACAGAGGTCTATAACAGCGGTGCTTATATCCGAGGCAGGGCGTACAGGGACTTAGCTGATATAGGTGAATATGATCTGGAAAAAGCAATTACCTTTTCAAGTAACACTTATTTCCTTTCGTTAATGGATAAGATTGCTATGCAAGGCAAGCTTAACGAGTGGAGTAATTTGGTTAAAGATTTTGGCCTTGGGGTCCCAAATGCAATTGATTTGCCCAATGCCAATTCCGGAATAATACCGGACAGCACGTACCTTAATAACCGTCTTGGAAAGCGCAAATGGGGCTTGGGTGACTTATTAAATTTTGGTATTGGTCAAGGCATGATTTCTGTTTCGCCAATACAAATCGCCCAAATGACCAGCATATTGGCCAATGGCGGGTATAAAATTAAACCACACCTTGTACAAGGCATTCTAAGTCCGAATGGAGAATTATCCCGTCTGAATATTGAAAGAGAAAAGATTGACTGGATAAAAAATGAGCATCTTGAAGTCATCAAATCTGGTATGCGCGGGGTTGTACAAGAAGGAAGTGGCAGATGGTATGCCAAGCATTCCGAAATTGAAATTGCCGGTAAAACAGGTACGGCTCAAAATCCTCATGGTCTGGATCATGGTTGGTTTACCTCTTTTGCCCCCATTGATAATCCTGAAATTGTTGTGACTGCTTTTGTGGAAAATGCAGGGTTTGCATCCATCTCAGCTGCCCCAATAGCTTCATTGATTATAGAAAAATATTTACTCGGCGAAATAAAGAGAAACTGGATCTATGAGTACGTACTTAATTTTGAGCCGGTTGATCCTGACGCTTCTTCCGACTCAGATAATATAGAATTGAATGAATAA
- the rodA gene encoding rod shape-determining protein RodA translates to MNNLREFSWSVLFTWMLLSAIGLVAIYSATQGPVSQYLPEYIQNNFFKQIVWVVVSLFILIALQFVSPRTYIQLSYALYALGIVLMLLTLAFGTEINGAKSWLRLGPMNLQSSELMKVATILATANYLTSRRDISAENVRYAIIAVVIILIPTTLVFLQNDLGTALIFLTLIPVMLFWSGLPYGVSLFIISPAVIAYLSVIEWYYGIAAAVILTGIIFFVQRRIWLSIASLVTGLLTISGVQLAITQLLQPHQIARIAAFTNPSYDPTGAGWNVIQAKTAIGSGGITGKGFLEGTQTQLKFLPEQWTDFIFCVIGEEFGFIGAAIVIIAFLFLFIRLLNMAGNHKHPFAQLVTVSVTSVFFVHFFINVGSASALLPVIGLPLPFISYGGSAFLTSTIMLGICLNMDFYKREFSIYR, encoded by the coding sequence ATGAATAATCTAAGAGAATTTAGCTGGTCGGTACTCTTCACGTGGATGCTTTTATCCGCGATCGGGCTTGTAGCAATTTACAGCGCCACTCAAGGACCTGTTTCTCAATATTTGCCCGAATACATACAGAATAATTTCTTTAAACAAATTGTTTGGGTAGTTGTATCCTTATTTATCTTGATTGCTCTTCAATTTGTCTCTCCTCGCACCTATATCCAACTTTCTTACGCTTTATATGCCTTAGGTATCGTCTTAATGCTGCTTACCCTCGCCTTCGGAACTGAAATAAATGGTGCAAAAAGCTGGCTGAGACTGGGTCCTATGAATTTACAAAGCAGTGAACTTATGAAAGTTGCCACTATTCTTGCCACGGCAAACTATTTGACAAGCAGAAGAGATATCTCAGCAGAAAATGTGCGTTATGCCATTATTGCCGTGGTTATTATTCTTATTCCAACTACTTTGGTTTTTTTGCAAAACGATTTAGGTACCGCTCTCATTTTTCTAACATTGATTCCGGTTATGCTTTTCTGGTCAGGACTCCCCTATGGTGTTTCACTTTTTATAATCTCACCGGCCGTTATTGCATATTTATCGGTGATTGAGTGGTATTATGGTATAGCGGCAGCTGTGATTCTTACCGGTATTATATTTTTTGTACAACGGCGTATTTGGCTTTCTATCGCTTCTTTAGTTACCGGACTTCTGACAATTTCGGGAGTACAGTTAGCGATCACTCAATTATTACAACCTCACCAGATTGCCCGAATTGCTGCTTTCACAAATCCTTCTTATGACCCCACAGGTGCCGGCTGGAACGTGATACAGGCTAAAACTGCGATTGGTTCCGGTGGTATTACGGGGAAAGGGTTTTTGGAAGGAACACAAACTCAACTCAAATTTTTACCTGAACAATGGACGGATTTTATTTTTTGTGTGATTGGAGAAGAGTTTGGATTTATAGGAGCAGCAATAGTAATTATCGCTTTCTTATTTCTCTTCATAAGGTTGCTGAACATGGCAGGAAATCATAAGCATCCGTTTGCACAGTTAGTTACGGTAAGTGTCACCTCTGTTTTCTTTGTTCACTTTTTTATTAATGTTGGCAGTGCTTCTGCCCTTCTACCTGTGATTGGACTTCCATTACCCTTTATAAGCTACGGAGGATCAGCTTTTCTAACCAGTACTATAATGCTTGGTATATGCTTAAATATGGACTTCTATAAGCGTGAATTCAGTATATACAGGTAA
- a CDS encoding ribonuclease HII has protein sequence MKKISETDRLKFERQLWKEGYKYVVGLDEVGRGCLAGPVVAAGVIFRPGTEIPEIRDSKTIKEKERVELSDKIKAEALHWTVQEGSIAEINKLNILWASLQTMQKCVDNLVPSPDYLLVDGNRFLNSLTPYTCLVKGDDRSMSIAAASILAKVYRDELMKDLHNKFPEYGWATNVGYPTPTHKKALQKLGYTEYHRTSFNLGTHLKRK, from the coding sequence ATGAAAAAGATATCGGAAACAGATCGGTTAAAATTTGAGCGACAATTATGGAAAGAAGGCTATAAATATGTAGTGGGCTTGGATGAAGTTGGCCGGGGGTGCCTGGCCGGCCCGGTGGTGGCAGCAGGGGTTATTTTTAGACCGGGAACAGAGATTCCGGAAATTCGCGACAGTAAAACCATTAAAGAAAAGGAACGAGTTGAATTAAGTGATAAGATTAAAGCAGAAGCATTACACTGGACCGTACAGGAAGGTAGTATTGCTGAAATTAATAAGTTGAATATTCTATGGGCATCATTACAGACCATGCAAAAGTGTGTGGACAATTTAGTACCCTCACCGGATTATTTGCTGGTCGATGGAAATAGGTTTCTTAATTCCTTAACTCCCTATACTTGTTTGGTGAAGGGTGATGATAGGTCAATGAGTATTGCAGCGGCATCAATTCTGGCTAAAGTATATCGGGATGAGCTTATGAAAGATTTACACAATAAATTTCCCGAATATGGTTGGGCAACAAACGTGGGATACCCAACTCCAACCCACAAGAAAGCTTTACAAAAACTTGGTTATACGGAATATCATCGCACTTCTTTCAATCTGGGTACTCACTTAAAAAGAAAATAG
- a CDS encoding OmpH family outer membrane protein produces the protein MKKLSLFILSLFIAFSATEAVQAQSQEETKIGYVNPQAVLAKMPEMRAIQQRLQNFAERKQEELAEQEQAFQTAVAEYQQKAGVISEEANEREQERLGKMQQELSVAQQEAEAALQQRRQELLGPMFSQISTAINTVAEEMGLTYVLNTTTSSGDQIILYASPEFQSKYDITDAVMQELGVFN, from the coding sequence ATGAAGAAATTAAGCTTATTTATACTCTCCTTATTTATTGCTTTTTCAGCTACTGAAGCTGTACAGGCACAATCTCAGGAAGAAACTAAAATTGGGTATGTGAACCCGCAAGCAGTTTTGGCAAAAATGCCTGAAATGCGAGCAATACAACAGCGGTTGCAAAATTTTGCTGAAAGAAAACAGGAAGAGCTTGCCGAACAAGAACAAGCCTTTCAAACTGCAGTAGCTGAGTACCAACAGAAAGCCGGTGTAATCTCAGAAGAAGCAAATGAGAGAGAGCAAGAGCGGCTTGGAAAAATGCAACAAGAATTGAGTGTTGCACAACAAGAAGCGGAAGCTGCTCTTCAACAGCGACGACAAGAATTGTTAGGCCCGATGTTCTCTCAGATTAGTACTGCAATTAATACTGTAGCAGAAGAGATGGGGCTGACCTATGTTTTGAATACAACTACATCAAGCGGTGACCAAATCATTCTTTATGCATCGCCAGAGTTTCAGTCAAAGTATGATATTACGGACGCTGTAATGCAAGAATTGGGTGTCTTTAATTAA
- a CDS encoding OmpH family outer membrane protein, producing MNKKITIAIILMGTVFTMQDVIAQVKIGYANPVRILNALPAVEEVDQQVEALIEESDQTLAQKATELQSRFTDYESTMSNLSEQERATREEELLEMNEQFEQDRETMMNQIRQRRSELMAPIIERMNTAMEEVAQEMGLDLILNEGTSTGDAIVFFANSEQLNITNRIIEKLQ from the coding sequence ATGAACAAAAAAATAACGATCGCAATAATTCTTATGGGTACAGTATTTACCATGCAAGACGTGATTGCACAGGTGAAAATTGGCTATGCAAATCCTGTAAGAATATTGAACGCGCTGCCTGCAGTGGAAGAAGTAGATCAACAGGTTGAAGCTTTGATTGAAGAAAGTGATCAGACGCTTGCTCAAAAAGCTACTGAACTGCAAAGTAGATTTACTGATTATGAATCAACCATGAGTAATCTAAGTGAACAAGAGCGTGCTACTCGCGAAGAAGAATTGCTTGAAATGAATGAACAGTTTGAGCAGGATCGGGAAACCATGATGAATCAGATTCGTCAGCGAAGGAGTGAACTAATGGCTCCTATTATAGAGAGGATGAATACAGCAATGGAAGAAGTAGCTCAGGAAATGGGTTTGGATTTGATACTAAATGAAGGTACTTCTACCGGAGATGCTATCGTGTTTTTTGCGAATAGTGAGCAGTTGAATATTACGAATCGAATTATAGAAAAACTCCAATAA
- a CDS encoding OmpH family outer membrane protein, whose translation MRLIKYLLFFAFLAASSSNVVGQNQTIGFFESDYILEQIPEYEGIQQQLDLLSRQWREEIRRLESEIQELEEDYEAKEILYTEEIRNQRKQEISQKKQAKERYAEQKFGPEGEYFTRQRSLLEPIQRQLFAAVRTVAQRQGIDFVFDRSGDIYLVYANNQYNLNDEILEQLGIEGDSE comes from the coding sequence ATGCGATTAATAAAGTACTTACTTTTTTTTGCTTTCCTGGCAGCTTCCTCCTCAAATGTTGTGGGGCAAAATCAGACTATTGGTTTTTTTGAATCAGATTATATTTTGGAGCAAATTCCTGAATATGAAGGGATTCAACAGCAATTGGATTTATTAAGCCGGCAATGGAGGGAAGAAATAAGAAGGCTGGAGAGTGAGATTCAAGAACTTGAAGAAGATTATGAAGCTAAGGAGATACTATATACCGAAGAAATTCGTAATCAAAGGAAACAGGAGATTTCTCAAAAGAAACAAGCGAAGGAAAGATATGCGGAACAAAAATTTGGACCTGAAGGTGAATATTTTACTCGGCAAAGGTCATTGTTAGAGCCTATACAAAGGCAGTTATTTGCGGCAGTGAGAACTGTTGCTCAGCGACAAGGTATTGATTTTGTGTTTGACCGTTCAGGGGATATCTACCTTGTTTATGCAAATAACCAGTATAACCTAAATGATGAAATTCTTGAACAGCTTGGTATAGAAGGCGATTCTGAATAA
- the bamA gene encoding outer membrane protein assembly factor BamA, which produces MKRLFIATLLTIGFIPLLTQAQDIELSDPTELTPSEYEILEVSVEGNKNTREEFIKNASLLVVGNSVVYPGDVVNNAIKRLYRSGLFSDVKIYITERTASGIRFLIEVEEQPRILQYRLENIKRSQRRDLEDLLVLTPGTVITEAAVGQAKNTIRRFYREKGYWYTEIKTRTEEVEDSEDRVRLIFDIDPGQRLEIKDIVFQGNEHFSDRKLRRKIKPLKEDAWWKIFGKKVFKEEDFEEGKESLLTFYRENGFTDVRILQDTVYTYDYKGDKTGLKVRLNLEEGPQYKVRNITWEGNTVYSDQTLTASLGFEKGEVFNESKFDENVNINKNNTDITSLYQDVGYLFFQVIPNISKVAEDSLDIHFEIYEDEIATIQLVNFFGNTRTHDDVVRRTLRTVPGNKYSRQAIIRSIRELGQLGYFDPQNIEPQPIPNREDKTVDINYRLDDTQSTSNFEFSGGYGGAGIGVILSAQVNFNNFSIQRAFEKGGWAPIPSGDGQKLSLGVQVTGTGYQSYSFGFQEPWFRGNPTSLGFNVSYNLLNYSNSNERNELFSSSVSIGKRLKWPDDFFTQRTVIGYQLYDVVGNQSFFAEGTSSLLTFEQVLERNSLNNPISPTSGSKFSLSGEFAPPMPGFSEYYKFRTQYQYHVPVIDKLVLTSQVQYGYIGYFTEDKRSNLKKFLVGGTQLQQRQSFLYDNIDLRGYPGGTRESIAPIVDGRKVGGRMFSKYSLELRYPAISNEQLQVIPYTFVDAGNSYLNFENFDPFRVKRAAGFGARLYLPVLGLVDLSYGYRFDGVEVPGGTSNVLPGNWEFLFNIGTPF; this is translated from the coding sequence TTGAAAAGACTATTTATTGCCACCTTACTTACGATCGGATTTATCCCACTTCTTACTCAGGCGCAAGATATTGAACTCTCAGATCCTACTGAATTAACTCCGTCTGAATATGAAATTCTGGAGGTTTCAGTAGAAGGGAATAAAAACACACGTGAAGAATTCATTAAAAATGCCAGCTTATTGGTAGTTGGAAACTCCGTGGTATATCCCGGAGATGTTGTGAATAACGCGATTAAGAGGCTTTATAGATCAGGTTTGTTTTCCGATGTCAAAATTTACATTACTGAGCGTACTGCATCAGGAATACGGTTTTTGATTGAAGTAGAGGAACAGCCTAGAATTTTACAATACCGGCTTGAAAATATAAAACGCTCTCAGCGGAGAGATTTAGAAGACTTACTTGTATTAACCCCGGGTACGGTAATTACAGAAGCTGCAGTTGGGCAGGCAAAAAATACAATCAGGCGGTTTTACAGAGAAAAGGGGTACTGGTATACTGAAATTAAGACCCGCACAGAAGAAGTGGAAGATTCTGAAGATAGGGTTCGGTTAATATTTGATATTGATCCCGGTCAACGGTTGGAAATTAAAGACATCGTATTTCAAGGGAACGAACATTTTTCTGACCGGAAGTTGCGACGTAAGATCAAGCCGCTTAAAGAGGATGCCTGGTGGAAGATTTTTGGAAAAAAAGTATTCAAAGAAGAAGACTTTGAAGAAGGAAAAGAGAGCCTGCTGACATTTTATAGAGAAAATGGATTTACTGATGTACGTATCCTGCAAGACACAGTTTACACATACGATTATAAAGGTGATAAAACCGGATTGAAAGTTCGATTAAATTTAGAAGAAGGTCCTCAATATAAAGTTAGAAACATTACTTGGGAAGGGAATACTGTTTATTCGGATCAAACTCTGACAGCATCTCTCGGTTTTGAAAAAGGGGAAGTTTTTAATGAGAGTAAATTTGATGAAAACGTCAATATCAATAAGAATAACACGGATATAACCAGTTTATATCAGGATGTCGGTTATTTATTTTTTCAGGTGATCCCTAACATTTCTAAAGTGGCTGAAGATTCACTGGATATTCATTTTGAAATTTATGAAGATGAAATTGCTACTATTCAACTGGTGAATTTTTTCGGTAATACCCGAACACATGATGATGTAGTGCGGCGAACACTTAGAACAGTTCCGGGAAACAAATACAGCCGGCAAGCAATTATCAGATCTATTCGTGAGTTAGGGCAGCTTGGATATTTTGACCCGCAAAACATAGAACCCCAGCCCATTCCAAACCGGGAAGACAAAACCGTTGATATCAATTACAGACTCGATGATACTCAAAGTACCAGTAATTTTGAGTTTTCAGGAGGTTATGGAGGGGCTGGTATTGGAGTTATATTGTCGGCCCAAGTCAATTTCAATAATTTCTCTATACAAAGAGCTTTTGAAAAGGGAGGATGGGCTCCAATACCTTCCGGTGATGGACAGAAATTATCTCTTGGCGTGCAGGTAACCGGAACGGGTTATCAAAGTTATAGTTTTGGATTCCAGGAACCTTGGTTTAGAGGTAATCCAACTTCTTTAGGTTTCAATGTTTCATATAATTTATTGAACTATTCAAACTCGAATGAAAGAAATGAGCTATTTTCAAGCTCTGTTTCCATTGGAAAGCGCTTGAAATGGCCGGACGATTTCTTCACGCAGCGAACAGTAATTGGATATCAGTTATATGATGTTGTAGGCAACCAATCCTTTTTTGCGGAAGGAACTTCGAGCTTGCTTACATTTGAGCAAGTTCTGGAAAGAAATTCACTGAATAACCCTATTTCTCCAACAAGTGGCTCTAAATTTTCATTGTCAGGTGAATTTGCCCCACCAATGCCCGGTTTTTCTGAATACTATAAGTTCCGTACTCAATACCAATATCATGTACCTGTAATCGATAAATTGGTTTTAACCAGTCAGGTGCAATATGGATATATCGGTTACTTTACAGAAGATAAAAGAAGTAATTTAAAGAAATTCTTGGTTGGGGGTACACAGCTTCAGCAGCGTCAGAGCTTTTTATATGATAATATTGACCTTAGGGGATATCCCGGAGGCACTCGTGAAAGTATAGCACCGATTGTTGATGGGCGGAAAGTAGGGGGCAGGATGTTTAGTAAATATTCTCTCGAACTGAGATATCCCGCTATTTCAAATGAGCAACTCCAGGTAATACCCTATACTTTTGTAGATGCCGGTAATTCATATCTTAATTTTGAAAATTTTGATCCTTTTAGAGTCAAAAGGGCAGCCGGTTTTGGAGCACGTTTATATTTACCGGTGTTGGGTTTGGTTGATTTGAGTTACGGTTACAGGTTTGATGGTGTAGAGGTGCCCGGTGGAACTAGCAATGTTTTACCCGGCAATTGGGAATTCTTGTTTAATATTGGAACCCCGTTCTAA
- a CDS encoding isoprenyl transferase — protein sequence MKELTLTNTVQTDEDKKNQEILKNSGEVPLHIAIIMDGNGRWAKNKGSIRLHGHKVGVDSVRDITESCAQLGVKYLTLYAFSTENWGRPSAEVRGLMKLLVSSLRKEADNLNKNDIRLSTIGQLGRFPQSCQHELHEAIELTKHNKRLELCLALSYSGRWDITEAVKKIANHVKEGRLDPELINDQMIGDHLSTADVPDPDLIIRTSGEYRISNFLLWQLAYSELYITQTYWPDFRRDELYEAIRSYQQRDRRFGKVPSAEDENSYSSRLVNKKS from the coding sequence TTGAAAGAGCTTACTTTAACAAACACAGTTCAAACTGACGAAGACAAGAAGAACCAGGAAATTCTTAAGAATTCCGGAGAGGTTCCTCTTCATATTGCCATTATAATGGATGGCAATGGTCGGTGGGCTAAAAATAAAGGAAGTATCCGTTTACATGGGCACAAAGTAGGTGTGGATTCCGTTCGGGATATCACTGAGTCTTGTGCTCAACTTGGAGTAAAGTATCTGACACTCTATGCTTTTTCAACAGAAAATTGGGGCAGGCCTTCAGCTGAGGTAAGGGGATTGATGAAATTGTTGGTTTCTTCTCTTAGAAAGGAAGCTGATAACCTGAATAAAAATGACATCCGGCTCTCAACTATTGGACAGTTAGGTAGATTTCCGCAAAGCTGCCAACATGAATTGCATGAAGCTATTGAGCTTACCAAACATAATAAAAGGTTGGAATTGTGCTTGGCATTAAGCTATTCCGGGCGCTGGGATATCACAGAGGCAGTTAAAAAAATTGCCAATCATGTGAAAGAAGGACGTTTAGATCCTGAACTTATCAATGATCAAATGATAGGCGACCACCTTTCAACTGCCGATGTTCCGGATCCGGATTTAATTATCCGAACCAGTGGAGAATATAGAATCAGTAATTTTTTATTATGGCAACTAGCCTATTCCGAACTGTATATTACCCAAACCTACTGGCCGGATTTCAGAAGGGATGAGTTGTATGAGGCTATACGTTCCTACCAACAAAGAGACCGAAGATTTGGGAAAGTCCCGTCTGCGGAAGACGAAAACTCTTATTCATCTCGTTTAGTTAACAAAAAATCATAA
- the ribH gene encoding 6,7-dimethyl-8-ribityllumazine synthase: MAIELIEGDTNPGKVKIGIVASRWNSMITDKMLEGALNALKGNGIAENDITVVRCPGSYEIPLTVQKLLEHREVSGVVALGVVIRGGTPHFEYVCDAVNRGITDLILKHNKPISFGVLTTDDVKQALERAGDKGNKGGEAALALLEMISMEQNLIS; the protein is encoded by the coding sequence ATGGCAATAGAATTAATTGAGGGTGATACCAACCCGGGAAAAGTGAAAATTGGGATTGTAGCTTCACGCTGGAATTCAATGATTACAGATAAAATGCTTGAAGGAGCACTGAATGCACTTAAAGGTAATGGTATTGCTGAAAATGATATTACAGTGGTTCGGTGTCCCGGTTCTTATGAAATTCCCCTGACAGTTCAAAAACTCCTTGAGCACCGGGAAGTGTCAGGAGTGGTAGCACTTGGGGTTGTGATTAGAGGGGGAACCCCGCACTTCGAATATGTTTGTGATGCGGTTAATCGCGGAATTACTGATCTCATATTAAAACATAATAAACCTATATCATTTGGAGTTCTTACAACAGATGATGTAAAACAGGCCCTGGAACGAGCAGGGGATAAGGGAAACAAAGGAGGAGAAGCTGCTTTAGCTCTTCTTGAAATGATTTCCATGGAACAAAATCTAATATCTTAA
- a CDS encoding PHP domain-containing protein, whose product MPSKADLHIHTSFSDGRLSPQDAVEIANEKKLSALSITDHDTYKGYFEAKKVADELEIELIPGVEITSTLGDKEAHILAYYFETDTSYLEDFLKSQRNARKSRIKGIIKKVQKAGVNVEYDEVWAEANGANIGRPHLARVLTQKGYVSSPKEAFIRYLSNQKLGSIENTYPDYREVIRIVKNVGGACIVAHPGRMYSSEEMKLFIEAGIDGIECIHPSHNYKLQKKYTELCSENGLLMTGGSDTHEGKDAGYMNLGVVTIAYKHIEKMKKMTHQRKNIVEIKK is encoded by the coding sequence ATGCCCTCAAAAGCGGATTTACATATCCATACCAGCTTTTCTGATGGACGGCTTTCTCCACAAGATGCGGTTGAAATAGCCAATGAAAAGAAACTATCAGCTCTTTCCATTACAGACCATGATACTTATAAAGGGTATTTTGAAGCAAAGAAAGTAGCCGATGAATTGGAGATTGAACTTATACCCGGAGTTGAAATAACATCAACTTTAGGTGATAAAGAAGCACATATTCTTGCTTATTATTTTGAGACCGATACCAGTTATCTCGAAGATTTTTTAAAAAGTCAAAGAAATGCACGTAAAAGCCGGATTAAAGGAATTATCAAAAAGGTTCAAAAAGCGGGTGTAAATGTGGAGTATGATGAAGTTTGGGCAGAAGCTAATGGCGCAAATATCGGACGTCCACACCTTGCCAGAGTATTAACCCAAAAGGGATATGTAAGTAGCCCTAAGGAAGCTTTTATACGGTATCTGAGTAATCAAAAACTGGGATCTATTGAGAATACCTACCCTGATTACAGAGAAGTTATCAGGATCGTAAAAAATGTGGGGGGGGCATGCATAGTTGCACATCCAGGAAGAATGTATTCTTCAGAAGAGATGAAATTATTTATAGAAGCCGGTATAGACGGTATTGAATGTATACATCCTAGCCACAACTATAAATTACAGAAAAAATATACGGAATTATGTTCCGAAAATGGTTTACTGATGACGGGCGGGAGTGATACGCACGAAGGGAAAGATGCCGGCTATATGAATTTAGGTGTAGTAACCATCGCCTATAAGCACATCGAAAAAATGAAGAAAATGACACATCAACGCAAGAATATTGTTGAAATAAAAAAATGA